One region of Sulfurisphaera ohwakuensis genomic DNA includes:
- a CDS encoding NTP transferase domain-containing protein has product MKAIIMAGGKGTRLSPLKPLIDLCGYPMFYWVYRSLLNFTDEIYLAITRYNPLIFSSFKKVITDGKGYENDVIQAIGKVGLPVIVVPADTPFIPEEAIYKLYSCKKSICTLVTKSGFVGISLWNELKLNEYEDVYYEGEIINVNTLSDYITVKNLCKTIEYS; this is encoded by the coding sequence TTGAAAGCAATTATTATGGCTGGAGGAAAAGGGACTAGACTATCACCATTAAAACCATTGATTGACTTGTGCGGTTATCCAATGTTCTATTGGGTTTATAGATCCTTGCTTAACTTTACAGATGAGATTTATTTAGCCATAACAAGATATAATCCTCTTATATTTTCCTCTTTTAAGAAAGTTATTACAGATGGTAAAGGTTATGAAAATGACGTTATTCAAGCTATAGGAAAGGTTGGTCTACCAGTAATTGTTGTCCCTGCAGATACTCCATTTATTCCAGAAGAAGCAATATATAAGCTCTATTCATGTAAGAAATCTATATGCACTCTTGTAACTAAATCTGGTTTTGTAGGAATTAGCTTATGGAATGAATTAAAACTTAATGAGTATGAGGATGTTTACTATGAAGGAGAAATAATTAATGTAAACACTTTATCAGACTACATTACTGTTAAAAATTTATGCAAGACAATAGAATATAGCTAG
- a CDS encoding AIR synthase family protein translates to MFFGKIPVRDFLNKIKTGNCEICPEIGEDDAIIRSEGNYLVIHSDPITEAGKDAGFLSVAVACNDVNMKGVPCKWVLTTVLLTKRENLDVIIDGINEACNFIGCSVVGGHTEVTRGLQQDIVVTTAFSFSDKIMKLSDGKVGDYIGVFGFAGTEGTWILANEFENELVKRGVKHEILEKAKKLKYFIPVQEKALKVKDDVIAMHDATEGGIYQALLEVAKSTKKKVLIFRDPPILQETLEITKVLNINPYTLISSGAFIVITRNPQKIEEFGGVIIGKIVEGEDVLEVKGDKVYKEDFEEELVKFESNYYGWRKRD, encoded by the coding sequence ATGTTTTTTGGAAAAATTCCAGTAAGAGACTTTTTGAATAAAATAAAGACCGGAAATTGTGAGATTTGTCCAGAAATAGGAGAAGATGATGCAATCATAAGGAGTGAAGGAAATTATTTGGTTATTCATTCAGATCCAATTACGGAAGCAGGAAAAGATGCTGGGTTTCTATCAGTAGCAGTTGCATGCAACGATGTTAACATGAAAGGCGTTCCATGTAAATGGGTTTTAACTACCGTTCTTCTTACAAAAAGGGAAAATCTGGATGTAATAATTGATGGAATTAATGAGGCATGTAATTTTATTGGATGTTCAGTAGTAGGTGGACATACAGAAGTTACAAGAGGTTTACAACAAGATATTGTAGTTACAACTGCATTTTCGTTTAGTGATAAAATAATGAAACTCTCTGATGGTAAAGTTGGTGATTATATAGGAGTTTTTGGTTTTGCTGGTACTGAAGGGACGTGGATATTGGCTAATGAATTTGAAAATGAATTGGTTAAAAGGGGAGTTAAACATGAGATATTAGAGAAGGCCAAAAAACTAAAATATTTCATCCCAGTTCAAGAAAAAGCACTGAAAGTTAAGGATGATGTAATAGCTATGCATGATGCTACTGAAGGAGGAATATATCAAGCATTATTAGAGGTTGCAAAGTCTACTAAGAAAAAAGTGCTTATCTTTAGAGATCCTCCAATTTTACAAGAAACTTTAGAGATTACTAAAGTTTTGAATATTAACCCTTACACGCTAATTTCGTCTGGAGCTTTTATTGTAATAACAAGAAATCCACAAAAAATTGAAGAGTTTGGAGGAGTAATCATAGGGAAGATAGTAGAAGGGGAAGATGTCTTAGAGGTAAAAGGAGATAAAGTATATAAGGAAGATTTTGAGGAAGAGTTGGTTAAGTTTGAAAGCAATTATTATGGCTGGAGGAAAAGGGACTAG
- a CDS encoding ABC transporter ATP-binding protein, whose translation MHIIEVEDLWKIYKNGIEALRGISFTVDEGEIFSFLGPNGAGKTTTIKILSCVLKPSKGKVVVNGFSSPKECEKIRKIITTVPQEFQGFSDLTVRENIEYFAKLYDTTDKVDEIIQKLNLKEHERKRFKELSGGLKRKVAIACGLVGNPKVIFLDEPTVGLDPKSRRNLWELIKSLKDMKITIFLATHYLEEAERLADRVGVLYKGKIVRISTPSELMNEFKKENLEEAYLALMEEMKSEEE comes from the coding sequence ATGCATATTATTGAAGTTGAAGATCTTTGGAAGATTTATAAGAATGGTATTGAAGCTTTACGCGGTATTTCCTTCACCGTAGATGAGGGAGAAATTTTCTCATTTCTAGGTCCTAACGGAGCTGGGAAAACTACAACGATAAAAATCCTTTCTTGTGTATTAAAACCTTCTAAAGGTAAAGTAGTAGTCAATGGTTTTTCTTCACCTAAAGAATGCGAAAAAATTAGGAAAATTATAACCACTGTTCCCCAAGAATTTCAAGGTTTTTCTGATCTAACTGTAAGAGAAAACATTGAATATTTTGCAAAGCTTTATGATACAACAGATAAAGTTGATGAAATTATACAGAAACTAAATTTGAAAGAACATGAAAGGAAGAGATTTAAGGAATTATCTGGTGGTTTGAAAAGAAAAGTTGCCATAGCGTGCGGTCTTGTTGGCAATCCAAAAGTAATATTTCTTGATGAGCCTACAGTAGGATTGGATCCCAAATCTAGAAGAAATTTATGGGAATTAATTAAATCATTAAAAGATATGAAAATAACTATTTTTTTAGCAACTCATTACCTAGAAGAGGCAGAACGACTAGCAGATAGAGTTGGTGTACTATATAAGGGTAAGATAGTCAGAATTTCAACACCATCAGAATTAATGAATGAGTTCAAGAAAGAGAATTTAGAAGAGGCCTATTTGGCATTAATGGAAGAAATGAAAAGTGAGGAAGAATGA
- a CDS encoding ABC transporter permease: MKKIIPTTIAIIKDNLRSPITIFFILFFPLMLAIIFSLISVVPQQHIVVYVNGKNDSEIASYLNQSKLFIGIVGGNPQLVKLNQQVIFYNSTSKKVYYNQLEANFIPVLETYLLSIHQKDLLSSYELITRNTPEAYEISGVIGVISLSNGILGITGVGSGYYRDKLIERLASSPLKDYEWVISLMLYEVLITIMSTIVVLIFGIIIGFLPIISLSFIGILALSTLMFSGLGAIIFGLSPKDKIAISNTVATVIVFPLMFISNAFFYVDEFPQFFRAFVSYQPVSLVNDMVRDILIYDKLPSPTNFFIIILLTAIFIGIGSRLLKLRE, encoded by the coding sequence ATGAAAAAAATTATACCAACAACGATAGCAATAATAAAAGATAATTTAAGAAGTCCTATTACTATTTTCTTTATTCTATTTTTCCCTTTAATGTTGGCAATAATATTCTCTTTAATATCAGTAGTTCCTCAACAACATATAGTAGTTTATGTTAATGGTAAAAATGATAGTGAGATTGCTTCATATTTAAATCAAAGTAAATTATTCATAGGTATTGTAGGTGGTAATCCTCAGCTAGTAAAGCTTAATCAACAAGTTATATTTTATAATTCGACAAGTAAAAAGGTCTATTATAATCAACTTGAAGCTAATTTTATTCCTGTCCTTGAGACGTATCTATTATCCATTCATCAAAAAGATCTTCTTTCCTCATATGAGTTAATAACAAGAAACACTCCAGAGGCTTATGAAATTTCTGGAGTTATTGGTGTTATATCTTTGTCTAATGGTATTTTGGGTATTACGGGCGTAGGAAGTGGTTATTATAGGGATAAGCTTATTGAAAGATTAGCTTCTTCGCCACTTAAAGATTATGAATGGGTAATTTCCTTAATGTTATATGAGGTTCTAATTACAATAATGTCTACTATAGTGGTTCTTATATTCGGTATAATTATCGGTTTCCTGCCAATTATTAGCTTATCATTTATTGGCATTCTTGCTCTATCAACATTAATGTTCTCTGGACTTGGTGCAATAATTTTCGGTCTATCACCAAAGGACAAAATAGCTATTTCTAATACTGTAGCTACAGTTATAGTTTTTCCACTCATGTTTATTAGTAATGCGTTCTTTTATGTTGATGAATTTCCACAGTTTTTCAGAGCCTTTGTTAGTTATCAACCTGTATCTTTAGTTAATGATATGGTTAGGGATATTCTTATTTACGATAAATTGCCAAGTCCCACAAACTTCTTTATTATTATCCTTTTAACCGCAATATTTATAGGAATAGGGAGTAGGCTGTTAAAACTTAGAGAATAG
- a CDS encoding enoyl-CoA hydratase/isomerase family protein, whose protein sequence is MTKVLVQKESDIGKILISNEEGKYNLVDIKFMHNLIDSLRMLDSNKEVRFVIIRGINNFGAGADIGELRRASDNREYATNFFSTMFEMFRTLLNLSKITIANVEGIAYGASMEILLATDFVIASKNSKFAVPGGKIGVFPPVMLTLGKYRLGWNNVLKMAFLGRELNAEEAKQIGLVYEITDNFEDTNANLIRELKQIAPSSLSMMRKILFTEHEKELEKAFQELIDQVLTEDARTGVISFLTKTKPKWAIL, encoded by the coding sequence ATGACTAAAGTACTTGTTCAAAAAGAGTCGGATATAGGTAAAATACTGATAAGTAATGAAGAAGGAAAATACAATCTAGTGGATATAAAGTTTATGCATAATCTTATAGATTCCTTGAGAATGTTAGACTCAAATAAAGAAGTTAGATTTGTGATTATAAGGGGAATAAATAATTTTGGTGCAGGAGCAGACATAGGCGAACTAAGAAGAGCTTCAGATAATAGAGAATATGCCACAAATTTCTTTTCAACAATGTTCGAAATGTTTCGAACTTTGCTTAATTTATCCAAAATTACAATAGCAAATGTCGAAGGTATAGCTTATGGTGCATCAATGGAAATCCTATTAGCAACTGATTTTGTTATTGCATCAAAAAATTCAAAATTCGCAGTTCCTGGTGGAAAAATAGGAGTATTCCCTCCAGTAATGCTTACACTAGGAAAATATAGGCTTGGATGGAACAATGTGTTAAAAATGGCATTTTTAGGGAGAGAATTAAATGCAGAAGAAGCAAAACAAATAGGCTTAGTTTATGAAATAACTGATAATTTTGAAGATACAAATGCTAACTTAATTAGAGAGCTTAAGCAAATAGCACCTTCGTCTTTATCCATGATGAGGAAAATTTTATTCACGGAACATGAAAAAGAGTTAGAAAAAGCTTTCCAAGAACTAATTGACCAAGTATTAACAGAAGACGCTAGGACAGGAGTAATATCGTTTCTAACTAAAACTAAGCCTAAATGGGCTATTCTCTAA
- a CDS encoding cbb3-type cytochrome c oxidase subunit I produces MSASDFIRGLGRAIVLGLYFGTNFALAKVSNFFKDIFQLDKDWVTRITMGMIVLSLIWGILGIVDALMVRIQEASWGLAQTLPLTVQEYEASITLHGMRDLFGFAQQLILAVFIYFTFKMLNIQPRLKWMFNLGFVLFNISFMLFEGPIIITTQTGFDNYFSATGWYYLAPIGVNGYSLYVVSPLWYIGWILLEVGIYLMTGWYVYHFYLASRSLKEKLPIFLVFGLVVGILILESYSGSFITALWDLLAFYHIVGYNIIADQISFVTLWHGIVYIAWFPAVAALYLLIPMLSNKPLYSDKLARISALLYLIFATGPLGIHHLYMVDLPVPVKIVTEVLTDGIIVPSMMTFFNLWATVKGANIQWNILAALTTMSFAGSVYAGVMGISNSVIAYDAIVHEGMYVVAHFHAFILFSIVPAGFAALYLMIPMMTKRMWYSAKLAWIHFWGYTVGVIMVVLGFSYLGVTGLIRKEMIYPISSTFVTGQLITTVGAIIADLATVGWLINLVLTIVKGRVVESEGLNLGELTTSIAMVLNGNNDIVINGITKGIGLVRSEIHNLIEKRLMK; encoded by the coding sequence ATGAGTGCCTCTGATTTTATTAGGGGTTTAGGAAGGGCGATAGTTCTTGGATTATATTTTGGAACAAATTTCGCATTAGCTAAAGTATCCAATTTTTTTAAGGATATTTTCCAGCTTGATAAGGACTGGGTTACGAGAATTACTATGGGTATGATAGTTTTAAGCCTTATATGGGGGATTTTAGGAATTGTTGACGCTTTAATGGTAAGGATTCAGGAAGCGTCATGGGGATTAGCCCAAACATTACCTTTAACAGTCCAAGAATATGAAGCCTCAATAACGCTTCACGGCATGAGAGATCTATTTGGATTTGCACAACAGCTCATACTCGCTGTATTTATTTACTTTACATTCAAGATGCTTAATATTCAACCTAGATTAAAATGGATGTTTAATTTGGGCTTTGTACTATTTAACATTTCTTTCATGCTTTTTGAAGGACCAATAATTATAACTACGCAAACTGGTTTTGACAATTATTTCTCTGCAACTGGTTGGTATTATTTAGCGCCAATAGGTGTTAATGGTTATTCATTATACGTAGTTTCTCCATTATGGTATATTGGCTGGATATTATTAGAAGTTGGAATATATTTAATGACTGGTTGGTATGTTTACCATTTCTATCTAGCTTCAAGGAGTTTGAAAGAAAAATTACCAATCTTCTTAGTTTTTGGTCTTGTAGTAGGTATACTTATATTAGAAAGTTATTCTGGCTCATTTATAACTGCTTTATGGGATTTATTAGCTTTCTACCATATAGTAGGATATAATATTATTGCTGATCAGATATCCTTCGTGACTTTATGGCATGGGATTGTTTATATTGCTTGGTTCCCAGCTGTGGCCGCACTATACTTGCTAATACCAATGCTTTCAAATAAACCCCTTTATAGCGACAAATTAGCTAGAATTTCAGCACTTTTATATTTAATATTTGCAACAGGTCCCCTAGGAATTCATCACTTATATATGGTTGATTTACCAGTTCCGGTAAAGATAGTAACTGAAGTATTAACAGACGGTATTATTGTTCCATCCATGATGACATTCTTTAACTTATGGGCTACAGTAAAAGGTGCAAATATACAATGGAATATACTTGCTGCTCTAACTACGATGTCTTTTGCCGGTTCCGTATACGCGGGAGTTATGGGTATTTCTAACTCAGTAATAGCTTATGATGCTATAGTTCATGAAGGAATGTATGTTGTAGCACACTTCCATGCATTCATATTATTCTCAATTGTTCCAGCTGGATTTGCTGCGTTATACTTAATGATACCAATGATGACAAAAAGAATGTGGTATTCTGCAAAATTAGCATGGATTCACTTCTGGGGATATACGGTCGGTGTTATTATGGTTGTTCTAGGTTTTTCTTATCTAGGAGTTACCGGATTAATAAGAAAAGAAATGATTTATCCAATTTCATCAACGTTTGTTACTGGGCAATTAATTACAACTGTTGGGGCAATAATTGCTGATCTTGCTACTGTTGGTTGGTTAATTAATTTAGTTCTAACAATAGTTAAGGGAAGAGTAGTTGAGAGTGAAGGCTTAAACTTAGGAGAGCTTACAACAAGTATTGCTATGGTTCTGAACGGAAATAACGACATAGTCATTAATGGGATAACAAAAGGTATAGGATTAGTTAGAAGCGAAATTCATAATTTAATAGAAAAAAGACTTATGAAATAA
- a CDS encoding SelT/SelW/SelH family protein, which produces MHSVKIVYCRPCGYLDRAINLARDILAYFENVEVTLEQGKNGIFDVYLDGELIFSRYQEKRFPEHEEILKQIGKKVIIS; this is translated from the coding sequence ATGCACTCCGTAAAGATAGTTTACTGTAGACCTTGCGGATATTTAGATAGAGCTATAAATTTAGCTAGAGATATACTCGCTTATTTTGAGAACGTAGAAGTCACTTTGGAACAGGGCAAAAATGGAATATTTGATGTATATTTAGATGGGGAACTAATTTTTTCAAGATATCAAGAGAAAAGATTCCCAGAACATGAAGAAATATTAAAACAAATAGGAAAAAAAGTTATTATTTCATAA
- a CDS encoding rhodanese-like domain-containing protein — protein sequence MEVNEQYVSPFYPHIIDAFPSVVRKLWKKNRVLLLDIRTPMEYEDHHIPGALLVPLDYLDVLLHKIQHKEVAVICEHGNRARYATYGMPELWKGKKVYYMIGGMAGWMQMGYEVTSGMDENGKLWEKWIEELQ from the coding sequence ATGGAAGTAAACGAACAGTACGTATCACCATTTTATCCTCATATAATAGATGCGTTTCCTTCAGTTGTAAGAAAACTATGGAAGAAAAACCGAGTTTTACTGCTAGATATAAGAACACCGATGGAATACGAGGATCATCATATACCTGGAGCCCTTCTAGTACCATTAGACTATTTAGATGTTCTTCTTCATAAGATACAACATAAAGAAGTTGCAGTAATTTGTGAACATGGAAATAGAGCTAGATATGCAACATATGGTATGCCAGAGTTATGGAAAGGTAAAAAAGTTTATTACATGATTGGCGGAATGGCAGGATGGATGCAAATGGGTTATGAAGTTACATCTGGCATGGACGAAAACGGTAAATTATGGGAAAAATGGATAGAAGAGCTTCAGTAA
- a CDS encoding sulfurtransferase TusA family protein, translated as MSQLKIYKELDLTSSSCAGPIGELSGVLEEIKEGEAVKVILGDEATKKDVEAFVKKKGYKIVQSTQDGKNFVLLITR; from the coding sequence ATGAGTCAACTCAAAATATATAAAGAACTTGATCTAACAAGCTCTTCATGTGCTGGTCCTATAGGAGAACTTTCTGGCGTACTAGAAGAAATTAAAGAAGGAGAGGCTGTTAAAGTAATTTTAGGAGATGAAGCCACTAAAAAAGATGTAGAAGCTTTTGTAAAGAAAAAGGGGTATAAGATAGTCCAATCTACACAAGATGGAAAGAATTTTGTACTCCTAATTACTAGGTGA
- a CDS encoding NAD(P)/FAD-dependent oxidoreductase has translation MKRVIIAGGNIAGTIVANRLAKKLDEELDKGEVEIVVLNNTDEHVYLPGQLLVAYGLENPIELKRKESELLDPRIKFLHGQKGTITKIDVANHSVITADGLSHSYDYLVITTGVEYTWDEVPGYRSAALSPYEFDGALKMREALEKFQGGTVVVNVAKLPHRCPVAPLEMTLILDDYLRKRGIRDKTKIIYTYPTQGVFGRPITNKFMLKLFEERGIEVHSPFNVTKVDPNEKIIESQEGGKIKFDLLLGVPPNMGAKVIEDSGIGDRRRWVPTDKFTLRMKDQSNVYVMGDATDLPVSKAGSTADFESYIVAHNIANDIKGNMGVKHYGGDVLCYIATGTDTATYIRFSYTMNENPPPPSYVHWWGKIGYNKLYWTVTAKAVV, from the coding sequence ATGAAGAGAGTTATAATTGCTGGAGGAAATATAGCTGGTACAATTGTTGCAAATAGGTTAGCTAAAAAGCTAGATGAAGAGTTAGATAAGGGCGAAGTAGAAATAGTGGTTCTTAATAACACTGATGAGCATGTTTACTTGCCCGGTCAATTATTAGTTGCTTATGGTTTAGAGAACCCAATCGAATTAAAAAGGAAAGAGAGCGAATTGTTAGATCCTAGGATTAAATTCCTTCACGGACAGAAGGGTACTATAACAAAAATAGATGTTGCAAATCATTCAGTTATAACAGCCGATGGATTGTCTCATTCATACGATTATTTAGTTATAACTACTGGTGTTGAATATACTTGGGATGAGGTTCCAGGTTATAGATCTGCAGCATTATCTCCATATGAGTTTGACGGGGCATTAAAGATGAGGGAGGCATTAGAAAAATTCCAAGGAGGTACTGTTGTAGTTAATGTAGCTAAACTGCCTCATAGATGTCCAGTTGCGCCATTGGAAATGACTTTAATACTTGATGATTATTTAAGAAAGAGAGGAATTAGAGATAAGACAAAGATAATATACACTTATCCGACTCAAGGGGTATTTGGTAGACCTATAACAAATAAGTTTATGCTAAAATTATTTGAGGAAAGGGGCATAGAAGTTCATTCACCATTTAATGTTACTAAAGTAGATCCTAATGAGAAAATTATTGAATCACAAGAAGGTGGTAAGATTAAGTTCGACCTATTATTAGGTGTACCTCCAAACATGGGTGCTAAAGTTATTGAAGATTCTGGAATTGGTGACAGAAGAAGATGGGTACCAACTGATAAATTCACGCTAAGAATGAAAGATCAAAGCAATGTATATGTAATGGGTGATGCAACAGATTTACCGGTGTCAAAGGCTGGATCTACAGCTGATTTTGAATCTTATATTGTTGCTCATAACATTGCTAATGATATTAAAGGAAACATGGGTGTAAAGCATTATGGAGGAGACGTATTATGTTATATAGCTACTGGTACAGATACGGCAACGTATATTAGATTTAGCTATACGATGAACGAGAATCCACCACCACCTTCATATGTACATTGGTGGGGTAAAATAGGGTATAATAAATTATACTGGACTGTAACGGCTAAAGCTGTGGTGTGA
- a CDS encoding DsrE family protein: protein MAKVGIVLGTNELSKVLYAGMWAVISTSMGDEVIVFATMDGVKAFLKENPDFKVTDEASKKVKESKEDVLSYYRKAKKTGKLKIYACSYASKLFGLEKGNYDDVVDDIVGITSFQMDLEGGQLLSIW from the coding sequence ATGGCCAAAGTAGGGATTGTTTTAGGTACTAATGAACTTTCAAAAGTCCTATATGCTGGAATGTGGGCTGTAATATCAACATCAATGGGAGACGAAGTAATAGTTTTTGCTACCATGGACGGTGTTAAAGCTTTCCTTAAGGAAAACCCAGATTTTAAAGTTACTGATGAAGCCTCAAAAAAAGTAAAAGAGAGTAAAGAGGATGTTCTGTCTTACTATAGAAAGGCCAAGAAAACTGGGAAACTTAAAATCTATGCATGTTCTTATGCATCTAAGCTTTTCGGTTTAGAGAAAGGTAACTATGATGATGTAGTTGATGATATTGTAGGAATTACAAGTTTTCAAATGGATTTAGAGGGAGGTCAACTACTTTCAATTTGGTGA
- a CDS encoding DUF1641 domain-containing protein gives MQELNLEKLVEKLDNKKIEELTEILDQLPTLNETLKTVSQLKESGALDALVNLSYSAKVVRDMLTDDAIENVADMLGGLMELSEIISENGNKFAEFVKHLDLMDELLHTLHQLKETGALNAAIDALYGLKTLRDMLNDEAISNLSDSLSGILEFSSVFLQNYDKISETIRHIGVVNDLILKVKELNDSGALNALTDSAYMLKTLRDMLNDEAISNLATSISGLLELSSAVYENYDHVMKVIKNIDVASEILDKMKELKSSGALDAVFDATYFLKTLKDMLNDEAVANITTTLSLTLDFLPRGIEFLNHAMNPVFYNMVSSLTSPEAQKLLSNPPKITLGGLVAAFRDEDIQRGFGIFLTILKILGKNYKINLS, from the coding sequence ATGCAAGAGCTTAATTTAGAGAAACTAGTAGAGAAACTTGATAATAAAAAGATAGAAGAACTGACGGAAATCCTAGATCAACTTCCTACATTAAATGAGACACTAAAAACTGTCTCACAACTTAAAGAGTCTGGTGCGTTAGATGCATTAGTTAATCTTTCATATTCAGCTAAAGTTGTAAGGGATATGTTAACTGATGATGCTATTGAAAATGTAGCAGATATGTTAGGAGGACTAATGGAATTATCTGAAATTATATCAGAAAACGGCAATAAATTTGCTGAATTTGTGAAGCATCTAGACTTAATGGATGAGTTACTTCATACTCTTCATCAACTTAAAGAGACCGGTGCATTAAATGCTGCAATTGATGCATTATATGGATTAAAGACTTTGCGTGATATGTTGAATGATGAGGCTATAAGTAATTTATCTGATTCTCTTTCTGGCATTTTAGAATTTTCATCAGTATTCTTACAAAATTATGATAAAATTAGCGAAACTATAAGACATATAGGAGTCGTGAATGATCTTATACTAAAAGTTAAAGAATTAAACGATTCAGGGGCGCTGAATGCATTGACTGATTCAGCTTATATGTTAAAGACTTTGCGTGATATGTTGAATGATGAGGCTATAAGTAACCTAGCTACTTCAATATCCGGCTTACTTGAATTATCTTCCGCTGTATACGAAAACTATGATCATGTTATGAAAGTAATTAAAAATATTGATGTGGCTAGTGAAATTTTAGATAAAATGAAAGAATTAAAGTCTAGTGGTGCATTAGATGCAGTGTTTGATGCAACATATTTTCTAAAGACTTTGAAAGATATGTTAAACGATGAGGCTGTAGCAAATATAACAACAACATTATCACTTACGCTAGATTTCTTACCTAGAGGTATAGAATTTCTCAATCATGCTATGAATCCAGTATTCTATAACATGGTGTCTTCACTCACATCTCCAGAAGCTCAGAAACTTCTATCAAATCCCCCAAAGATTACTTTAGGTGGATTAGTTGCTGCATTTAGGGATGAAGATATTCAACGTGGCTTTGGTATTTTCTTAACAATTTTAAAAATTTTGGGGAAAAACTACAAAATAAATTTATCGTAG
- a CDS encoding SelD-related putative sulfur metabolism protein: protein MDIFTKFKENLEVYKSMGLNPLSLATGCAVKVDLIDTVYPALEKIKRILEERNITILPREDADIFVSREKMEMKRLINGGEFDADRAISLIQVNQETAGNPDAFSEFLVRVYTSIKTTRKLTIGKGHSIVTTKKDGEVAVLDLFRLEGREEKSYTVANNDTIQIVDPLDNPGSQVQVDVAISNSLNDLFTKGVFQDLTVVPVVDAPNNELKNKLLSNYENYVKKYNMNLRNDIQPSVGTLMMGATVVGKSDHELPTFYDKVNENMVIITTRFFGELTPINVHLWSLAVPELIEMMESRGISFSRLEKVKSEALEIMRKPNIHVAKVIYSYLPEFGKSFDEKSHIAMTTDVTGPGIFVIKEFAEKAKVDVELNDIPVIDRDICEFATENFIIPNSTIGTNGAIVMFADKRIADDIMEDLVKIGEKPEIVGYVKGKGNGTVYAPKDVMKLIRRDNVLKQFKIKE from the coding sequence ATGGACATATTTACGAAATTTAAAGAGAATTTAGAAGTTTACAAAAGTATGGGTTTAAATCCTTTGTCTCTTGCAACCGGTTGTGCTGTCAAAGTTGATTTGATAGATACTGTATACCCAGCATTAGAGAAAATAAAGCGAATTCTTGAGGAAAGAAATATTACTATATTACCCAGAGAAGATGCCGATATCTTTGTCAGTAGAGAGAAAATGGAAATGAAAAGGCTAATTAATGGTGGGGAATTTGATGCAGACAGAGCTATAAGTCTTATTCAAGTTAATCAGGAGACTGCTGGCAACCCAGACGCATTTTCAGAGTTTCTAGTTAGGGTTTATACTTCGATTAAAACTACTAGGAAATTAACTATAGGAAAAGGTCATTCAATTGTTACTACAAAGAAAGATGGCGAGGTTGCAGTTTTAGATTTATTTAGATTAGAGGGAAGAGAAGAAAAATCTTATACAGTTGCAAACAATGATACTATACAAATAGTCGACCCACTAGATAATCCTGGTTCTCAAGTTCAGGTTGATGTTGCTATATCTAACTCTCTTAACGATTTATTTACAAAAGGAGTCTTTCAAGATTTAACCGTCGTACCTGTCGTAGACGCACCAAATAATGAATTAAAAAACAAATTACTATCTAACTATGAAAATTACGTTAAGAAATATAATATGAACTTGAGAAATGATATTCAGCCATCTGTTGGAACTTTAATGATGGGTGCTACAGTAGTAGGTAAGAGTGATCATGAACTTCCAACTTTTTATGATAAAGTTAATGAGAACATGGTAATTATAACCACTAGATTCTTCGGTGAACTAACACCGATAAATGTTCACCTTTGGTCATTGGCTGTACCGGAACTTATTGAGATGATGGAGAGTAGAGGAATATCTTTCTCTAGATTAGAGAAAGTTAAAAGTGAAGCATTAGAAATAATGAGAAAGCCGAATATACACGTAGCTAAGGTGATTTACTCTTATTTACCAGAATTCGGTAAATCTTTTGATGAAAAATCACATATAGCTATGACAACTGATGTCACTGGCCCAGGAATATTTGTTATAAAGGAATTTGCTGAAAAGGCTAAAGTTGACGTTGAATTAAATGATATTCCGGTTATCGATAGAGATATATGTGAATTTGCAACAGAGAATTTCATAATACCGAATTCTACTATAGGAACTAATGGTGCTATTGTAATGTTTGCAGATAAGAGAATTGCTGATGATATAATGGAGGATCTGGTTAAGATTGGTGAAAAGCCAGAAATTGTGGGTTATGTTAAGGGTAAAGGTAACGGCACAGTATATGCACCTAAAGATGTAATGAAATTAATAAGAAGGGACAATGTATTAAAGCAATTTAAAATAAAAGAGTAG